The Chryseobacterium oranimense genome contains the following window.
CAAAGAGGATCATCATCTGAAAGTAGAAGGTTCATCAGAGAAATTGTCGTTTGTTTAGATAAGAATTTAAAACTTAAAAAGCTGTCTCATCAACTGCGAAATACTTCTGTACGAAATTTTTAAAAATAATTAAAGATAAAATTTAGATAGGACTTACCTTTGTTTAAAATAAAATTCATGACCCCGGAAAAAAAGAAACTCATTACAGACAGCTTTGGCCGCTCCGAAACATTGAAATTCTATAACGCCGAACTCCTGGAAGTAGATACCGATTTCGTTTCCATCAAAATTCCGAAAATGGAAATGATGACCCGGAAAGCGGGAATGTTCAATGGTGCGATGATCGCTTCCCTGGTAGATGTTTCTTCCGGCTATGCTTCGGTAAGCCACTACAAAGACGACTGCTATGTAGTGACAGTGGAACTTAAGGTCAATTACCTTCGTCCTGCCCTGGGAGATGCTCTGATATCGCGGTCTTACGTTATAAAAGGAGGTGCAAAAATTATTGTGGTAAGAACTGAGATCTATGTGCTGGACGAAAATACGGGCTCTGAAAGTCATGTAGCCACTTCACTGGTAACTATGATGAGGATCAAATAAATAGAACTTCAGGAACTAAAATATCCCTGAATAAAGGAGTTTACAGGAATTTTCAGACATAAATGGAACAGGATTTGCAAAGTTAAAACCATAACATTAAAAAATATAATATGAACTTAATTATCAGGCTGCTGATTACAGCAATTGTTGCTTACCTTTTAACTAAGGTGCTTCCGGGTGTACATTTCGAAGGATTTTCTTCGGCGATTATTTTTGCCATCGTTCTCGGGGTATTAAATATTTTTGTGAAACCTATTCTGGGGCTTTTAGGATTGCCATTAACCATCATTACTTTAGGTTTATTTGCCTTGGTAATCAATGCATTGATTATTCTGATTGCAGATTATTTTATAGACAGCATGGTTGTCGACGGTTTCTGGTGGGCGCTGATCTTTAGTGTACTGCTGTCCTTCGTGACTTCGCTGGCCAACTCCATGTTTTCTGATGGAGATTAACGGATCAGAAATAAAATTTATATCAGTCTGCTGTTTTTACGGCAGACTTTTTTAATTCAAAACTTAAATGTTAATTTTTTCGCTCCTTTTTATTTTAAATATTAACTTTGGCAATCTTTGAATTAAACAAAATAGGAAATGTGAAATCTGCAAGAATTCATATTTCCGTAAAAA
Protein-coding sequences here:
- a CDS encoding PaaI family thioesterase — protein: MTPEKKKLITDSFGRSETLKFYNAELLEVDTDFVSIKIPKMEMMTRKAGMFNGAMIASLVDVSSGYASVSHYKDDCYVVTVELKVNYLRPALGDALISRSYVIKGGAKIIVVRTEIYVLDENTGSESHVATSLVTMMRIK
- a CDS encoding phage holin family protein translates to MNLIIRLLITAIVAYLLTKVLPGVHFEGFSSAIIFAIVLGVLNIFVKPILGLLGLPLTIITLGLFALVINALIILIADYFIDSMVVDGFWWALIFSVLLSFVTSLANSMFSDGD